Below is a window of Paremcibacter congregatus DNA.
ACGCGCTTTTTTCTTCTTCTTCGGTCGCTTCTTCAGCAACAGTTTCTTCAACTGTTTCTTCTTCCGCTTCGTCATCAGTCAGAACCGCTTCCAGATCTTCTTCTTTTTCGAAGTAATCTTCTACGGAAATGTCTTCAGCTTCTTCAGCGGCTTTCGCGTCCAAGCCTTTTTCCTGCATCTCGGCTTCTTCAGCAGAGCGGGCCACATTGACTTTAACAGTCGCGGAAACTTCAGCGTGCAGTTTCAGTTCAATGTCATAAATACCGAGGTATTTAATGGCGTGGTCCATCACCACCTGAGTGCGGGCGATTTTCAGATCCTGTTCGGCAAAGACACCGGAGATGTCGCGGGCGGAAACGGAACCGTACAGGTTGCCGGATTCACCAGCCTGACGGATCAGGACGGCGGATGCGCCTTCCAGTTTCACGGCAACGGCTTCGGCTTCACTCTTGGCTTCCAGGTTGCGGGCTTCGATCTCGGCGCGCTGGCCTTCGAACAAGTCGCGGTTGGCTTTGTTGGAACGCAGAGCTTTTTTCTGTGGCAAAAGGAAGTTACGGGCAAAGCCGTCCTTCACAGTGACAATATCACCAATCTGACCCAGTTTACGAACCCGTTCGAGAAGTATGATTTCCATGATTCATTCTCCCTTATTGAACGATGTATGGCAGAAGTGCCAGATTACGGGCGCGTTTAATCGCTTTGGCCAGTTCACGCTGTTTCTTTGTGGAAACGGCAGTGATGCGGCTTGGTACGATTTTACCACGCTCGGAAATGAATTTTGTCAGAAGACGTACGTCTTTATAGTCGATAACCTGGGCGTTGGCGCCAGAGAATGGACATGTTTTACGACGTCTGAAGAAAGGGCGACGGGTTTGACCGCCTGAATTTTGTTCAGCCATGAGAAGGTCTCCTTATTCTGTCGCGGCTTCAGCGGCAGGCGCATCTGCTGGTTTTTTGTTTTCAAAGCGGGGAGGACGTCCACCGTCTTTATTCTCAAAGCGGGAAGGGCGTCCTTCGCGGTCTTTGGAACGCAGTACGACTGAATCGCCTTCTTCATGCTCTTCAACGCGAATTGTCATGAAACGCACCAGGTCTTCATGAAGACGCTCGTTGCGTTCCAGTTCTGCGACAGCAGAAGCGGGAGCATCGATGTTCATCAGGACATAGTGGCCTTTTTTGTATTTCTTGATCCGGTAAGCGAGAGCGCGCAGGCCCCACTGTTCGGTTTTGGTAACTGTGCCGCCATTGTCCGTGATGATTTTTGTCAAATCACTGGTAATCGCTTCAACCTGTTGAGGTTGGATATCCTGGCGAGCGATAATAATATGTTCATATAAAGCCATGTGATGGCTACTCCTTGTATATATAGTTCAATTAACGGTTTTCTGGGGCGGGGTGGCTACGAATATCAAATCGTCACATTACAAGATTAACCGACACAACAAACCGAGGCATTCTCGAAAAGAAAGCCCTGAAGCGGCGCAATATACAGGAAAGGTCGGGAAGTACAAGGGAAAAACAGGCCTTTTCCGGGCTTTTGGGCGATTATTTTAACCGGGGGCCTGAAATGCCCGTGTCGCGCCGGTAAAAAAGCACTTTGGCGACGACTTTTCTTGACAGAATTCTGCCAGTTGTTATGACTTTAATCAATATGTATATCACGTAACACCAATAAGGATATGTCACATATGACACGCGCATTCGTATTTCCGGGACAGGGCAGTCAAATTGTCGGAATGGGGAAAGAGCTTCACGATAACATGCCCGTTGCGGCGCAGGTTTTTGAAGAAATCAATGATGCCCTCGGGCAGAATCTTTCCGGGATCATGTTCGACGGCCCGCAGGAAGACCTGACCCTGACCCATAATGCCCAGCCAGCCCTGATGGCGGTCAGCCTGGCGGTGATCAAGGTGCTGGAAAAAGATTTTGAGGTGAAGCTTGAGGATGCGGCGGCGTTTGTTGCCGGGCATTCGCTCGGAGAATATTCGGCACTCGCCGCAGCCGGCGCTATCGGGCTTGCCGATACGGCGCGCCTTCTTAAACTGCGCGGTGAAGCCATGCAGCGGGCGGTGCCGGTGGGCGAGGGCGCCATGGCGGCGTTGCTGGGTCTGAATTTTGACGTTGCGGAAAAAGTGGCTCTGGAAGCGGCTCAGGGCGAGGTCTGTGCCGCCGCCAATGATAATGCCGACGGCCAGGTGGTGATCAGCGGCCACAAGGCGGCGGTTGAGCGCGCCATCGAAATCGCCAAGGAAAATGGTGCGAAACGCGGCGTCCTGCTGCCGGTCAGCGCCCCTTTCCATTGTTCCCTGATGCAGCCGGCCGCAGATGAAATGGCGGCGGCGCTTGCCGAAACAACGATTTTGACGCCGGTGGTGCCGGTGGTGACCAATGTGACCGCCAGCCCGGAAAGTGATCCTGAAAAAATTCGTCAGTTTTTGGTGGAACAGGTGACGGGCCGGGTACGCTGGCGGGAATCTGTGTTGAAGATGAATGAACTCGGTGTGGACAGTCTGGTCGAAGCCGGGGCGGGCAAGGTTCTGACCGGCATGGTGCGGCGCATCTGTCGCGACATGACCGGACAGGCGTTGCAGACGCCGACGGATATCGAAGCCTTCGCCGCCACTCTTAAGGCATAATTTTTGCTCACGCATACGATATAATTAAGGAATAAAAACATGTTTAATCTTGACGGTAAATGCGCGCTGGTCACCGGGGCGTCCGGTGGTCTTGGCAAGGAAATCGCCATCGCCCTGCATAAAAGCGGTGCGACAGTGGCCCTGTCCGGCACCCGGGTGGAACCTTTGGAAGCCCTGGCGGCGGAACTGGGCGAGCGGGTCCATGTGGTGCCCGCCAATCTGTCCGATCCTGAGTCTGTGGCGGCTTTGCCCAAGGCGGCGGAAGAGGCTATGGGGAAAGTTGATATCCTGGTCAATAACGCCGGGATCACCCGTGATAACATCGCCATGCGTCTGAAAGACGAAGACTGGGATGATGTCATGCAAGTCAACCTCAAGGCGGCTTTTAAATTGTCCCAAGGGTTGATGCGCGGTATGATGAAGCGCCGCGGCGGCCGGATGATCAACATCACCTCTATTGTTGGGGTGACCGGAAATCCGGGACAGGCTAATTATGCGGCCTCCAAGGCAGGCATGATCGGCATGACCAAAAGTTTGGCGCAGGAACTGGCGTCCCGCAATATCACGGTGAACTGTATCGCGCCCGGTTTCATCGAAAGCCCGATGACAGATGTGCTGAGTGATGACCAGAAAGCCGGTCTTTTAACCAATGTGCCAATGGGGCGTTTGGGGGTCGGGGCGGAAATCGCCGCCGGAGTGGTTTATCTTGCGAGTGACGAAGCGGCATATGTAACTGGCCAGACACTGCATATCAACGGTGGCATGGCGATGATTTAACGGAAATTCGTAAGGGTTCCCAAGGCAGAAATGGCGCATTCCGGCGATCTTGCATATTAGTTCTTGGCAGATAAGGATGGAATGTGCTAGGAACCCTCCCGTGATGGAACGAATGATTGATGCTGACGGATCATATGCGCAGTCATATGCAGACACTATTAATCCTCGCTTCAATGAGCAAGAATGCATTTTTTTATTTCTTTTGCTTGTAAATGAAAAATTGTGCATTAAATAGGTGATCTGTTATTATCGAAACCCGGGCCAAAGATGTGGTTCGCTAGAATAGGGATAAAGAATATGAGTGACGTAGCTGAACGCGTAAAGAAAATTGTTGTTGA
It encodes the following:
- the rplI gene encoding 50S ribosomal protein L9, giving the protein MEIILLERVRKLGQIGDIVTVKDGFARNFLLPQKKALRSNKANRDLFEGQRAEIEARNLEAKSEAEAVAVKLEGASAVLIRQAGESGNLYGSVSARDISGVFAEQDLKIARTQVVMDHAIKYLGIYDIELKLHAEVSATVKVNVARSAEEAEMQEKGLDAKAAEEAEDISVEDYFEKEEDLEAVLTDDEAEEETVEETVAEEATEEEEKSA
- the rpsR gene encoding 30S ribosomal protein S18; protein product: MAEQNSGGQTRRPFFRRRKTCPFSGANAQVIDYKDVRLLTKFISERGKIVPSRITAVSTKKQRELAKAIKRARNLALLPYIVQ
- the rpsF gene encoding 30S ribosomal protein S6, which gives rise to MALYEHIIIARQDIQPQQVEAITSDLTKIITDNGGTVTKTEQWGLRALAYRIKKYKKGHYVLMNIDAPASAVAELERNERLHEDLVRFMTIRVEEHEEGDSVVLRSKDREGRPSRFENKDGGRPPRFENKKPADAPAAEAATE
- the fabD gene encoding ACP S-malonyltransferase → MTRAFVFPGQGSQIVGMGKELHDNMPVAAQVFEEINDALGQNLSGIMFDGPQEDLTLTHNAQPALMAVSLAVIKVLEKDFEVKLEDAAAFVAGHSLGEYSALAAAGAIGLADTARLLKLRGEAMQRAVPVGEGAMAALLGLNFDVAEKVALEAAQGEVCAAANDNADGQVVISGHKAAVERAIEIAKENGAKRGVLLPVSAPFHCSLMQPAADEMAAALAETTILTPVVPVVTNVTASPESDPEKIRQFLVEQVTGRVRWRESVLKMNELGVDSLVEAGAGKVLTGMVRRICRDMTGQALQTPTDIEAFAATLKA
- the fabG gene encoding 3-oxoacyl-[acyl-carrier-protein] reductase; its protein translation is MFNLDGKCALVTGASGGLGKEIAIALHKSGATVALSGTRVEPLEALAAELGERVHVVPANLSDPESVAALPKAAEEAMGKVDILVNNAGITRDNIAMRLKDEDWDDVMQVNLKAAFKLSQGLMRGMMKRRGGRMINITSIVGVTGNPGQANYAASKAGMIGMTKSLAQELASRNITVNCIAPGFIESPMTDVLSDDQKAGLLTNVPMGRLGVGAEIAAGVVYLASDEAAYVTGQTLHINGGMAMI